The genomic DNA ATATTGCAAGATTAAGAGCTTGTTGTAAAGTAATCTACAGTATTCCAATTCAAGCAATCTGAATTGGCTTTTTCTTTTATGCACGTATTATTGTTCAAAAACATGTTGCAAATACACCATCAATACCCGAAAGTGAACTGTGATTGTATACTGATCAAATTAATGTTTTAAATACTTTTATTTTGATTCAATCATATCATCTCTTTATAATGGCTTGTGTTTTAATCGTTATGCTTAATATGACCATGTCTCGAGGCACTTCGATATTTACAGCAATATTTAATGTTTTGTATATATCTGAAGCACTTCTTTATGGTAGTTTCTTATTCATTCTTGATTGAGTTGGTTTACTTCATAAATTTCAAAGTCCACAAGAATTATTAATGGCAATAAGAACTCAATGATTATGAGTTATTGCAATATTTATTGCAGTCTTTTCTTGATTACCTTTAAAATCAGTTTTTGCAGATGTAAATATGTGAAATAGAGAATGAATTAGAGTTGATCGTTATAGAAAAACTGAAGATAGAGAAAATGGGTTTGTATTTAAAACTTGAGTAACACCTGGAGAAATTAGTGCAAGAAGATTAATGATCTCAACAGGGTGGTATCTAATATTTACAGCAAGTATTTTTCACTTAATGGATATATTTGCAAATACACAATTTAATACTGTAAAATATGTTTTATTAGTTGCAGGTTATATTATCTTTTTATCCGCCTATGTAGTACCATATAATAGTTTAAGTTTAATTTTTTATTGAACCAACTTTATATTCTTATTTTCTTTTACAGTTTATGGCTTATATATGGTTCAAAATGTAGCATGACAATGAACAATGTGATATTTATACTTATATCTATTATTAATAATCCCTTGTATAATTTCGTTTAAATCAGCTGTAAGATATACTTGAACAATTAAAGACAAAGAAGAAATTAAGGCAGTTGTTTTAAATATGTTTGAAAGTGAGAGTGCCTTTGAACAATTTATAGAAGAACGCGATAGTAAAGAAGTAGTTAAACAATCAGAAGATACACTTTAGGAGACAATACATTGGAAAAAATAAGATCAGGATTTATTAGTATTATAGGTAGACCAAATGTTGGTAAATCAACATTATTAAATACTTTATTAGGAAAAAAAGTTTCAATTGTTACTAATAAAGCACAAACAACAAGAAATCGTATTAATGGAATATTAACTCATCAAGATGCTCAATATATTTTTGTAGATACACCAGGAGTTCATAAAGCTCAACATGAATTGGGAAGATATATGAACAAAGTAGCTTTATCTTCAACAAAAGGAGTAGATGTTATTTTATTTTTAGCACCTAGTGATGAATTTATTGGAGAAAATGATAGATTTATTTTAAATGCTTTAAGGGAAAGAGATGTACCAGTATTTTTAATTATTACCAAAAGTGATTTACTTTCAGAAAGTCAACTTCTAAATAAAGTAGAAGAATGAAAACAACAAGATTTTGAATTTGAAAAAATTCTTAGTGTTTCATCAACAATGGGAAGTAACTTAGCAATGCTTTTAGATGAAATTAAAAAAAGCTTACCTGAAACAGGAATTAAATTTTATCCTGATGAAACTTTTACTGATCAACCTGAACGTTTTTTAATTCGTGAGGTTATTCGTGAAGAAATTTTATTGCAAACAGAACAAGAAATTCCACATTCAGTTGCAATTTTAATAGATATTTTAGAAGAGAAAAAAGATATTATTAAAGTAATTGCTTCAATAATATGTGAAAGGCAAAGTCAAAAGGGAATTATTATTGGTAACAAAGGTAGCAAAATAAAATCAATTGGTATTAATTCTCGTGAAAAGCTTGAAACATTATTTAACAAAAAATTCTATTTAGAGTTATTTGTTAAAACAAAAGAAAAATGAAGACAATCAGCATCATTAATCAAACAATTGGGATATGACAAAGATAGTTATTAGGTGATGAAAATGGGAGCAACAAAAATAAATGCAGTAGTTATTGAATCTAGTGATTTTGATGATTATGCCAAAATTGTTAAAGTATTTAGCAAGCAATTTGGTAAATTAAGCTTTATAGCTCCAGGTGTTAATAAATCAACTTCAAAGAATAAATATTCAGTTCAAACTTTTAGTTGAAGTGACTTTGAAATCTTTAAATCAAGAGGCGAAGATAGAATAAGTAAATTAAAAACAGGAGTTTTAAAGAAAGAATATTTTGATATAGCTAAGAATTATAATAACTATGTTTATGGATCAATTATTTTTAAAATTCTTGATCAAATAGAACAAATTAGTAATAAAAATTATAAGATTTTCAAAATGCTAATTTTTGTTTTAGAAAATATAAATAATAATAAAAATCCATTTATAAACTATTTATTTTTTATTACTCATTTAATTCAAGAAACAGTACAACCTTTTAGGTTAAATGGTTGCATTAGATGTAAAAAAACAACTTTTCCAATTGTAAGATTTGAATATAGTGAAAATGGGTTTATTTGTGCAAGATGTCTATGACCTGGTGAAATTGTTCAACCAGAGTCATTTATAAAAGTACTTTCAAATATTCATAAAAAGACAATTCACTTTAATATTGAACAAAAGTATGAGTATATTGATTTAATAGTTATTCACAATATTGTAATTAACTATTATGAAAATAATTTAGGATTTTATTTAGGCCCAATATATCTATTAAAAAATACAGTAGCTTTAAATGTAAATGAAAAAATAGCAGATCATTATAAATAACACTTATAATGTATTGACAAGACTAATTTAATGTAAGAAAATGCATAAGTATCTCGATATGTGCAAACATCAAGTTTGCTTTTTTTATTGTTAGGAGAAAAAATGAAGGTAGAAATAGAAAAACTAATTTCGCATTTAAAAACACAAGGTTTTGTATTTCCAGGATCAGAAATTTATGGTGGTCTTGCTAATTCTTGAGACTATGGACCGTTAGGTTCAGAAGTAAAAAATAAATTAAAAAAACTTTGATGGGATTTTTTTGTAAGAAGAAATGAATATAATATTGGTTTAGATTCATCAATAATATTAAATCCAAAAGTATGAAATGCATCGGGTCATTTAGGTAATTTTAATGACCCATTAATTGATTGTAAAAAGTGTAAATCTCGTTTTAGAGCAGATAAGTTAATTGAAGAAAAATTTAATGATATTAATGTTGGTGGATGAAATAATCAAAAAATTGAAGAATTTATCAAAGAAAAATCAATAAATTGTCCAAAATGTAACGCTAATGATTTTACAAATATTAGACAGTTCACATTAATGTTTAAAACAAATCAAGGTGTTGTTGAAGATGAAGCATCTACAGTATACTTGAGACCAGAAACAGCTCAAGGGATTTTTGTGCAATATAAGAATTCTCAGCGAGCTTTAAGAAAAAAACTGCCTTTTGGTATTGGACAAATTGGTAAATCATTTAGAAATGAAATAACACCAGGGAATTTCATTTTTAGAACAAGAGAATTTGAACAAATGGAATTAGAATTTTTCTTTTCACCCAATGATAAAACTGATTGATTTGAATATTGATTAGGAAAAGTTAAGTTTTTTTTAGAAAAAATAGTACTCATTGATGAAAAAAAATATTCAATAAGAGAACATGAAAAAGATGAGTTAGCTCATTATGCTAAAAGAACAGTGGATATTGAATTTGATTTCCCATTTGGGAGAGGTGAATTATGGGGTATTGCTCATAGAAGTGATTTTGATTTAAAACAACATCAAACCCATTCTGGACAGGATTTAACTTATTTAGATCCAGAAACAAATGAAAAATATTTAGCCAATGTAATTGAACCAAGTGTTGGAGTTGAAAGATTACTCTTAGCAATTTTTTGTCAAAGTTATGTTGAAGAAAAAATTGACAGTGGAGAAAGAATTGTAATGAAACTTCCTTATAAACTTGCTCCATATTCAATAGCAATTATGCCTTTGCAAAAACAGCAAAATAAAAGGGCAAAAGAACTTTATGATAAAATGTTAATTGATTTCGATGCAACATTTGATGAAACAGGAAATATAGGAAAACGCTATAGAAGACAAGATGCAATTGGAACGCCATATTGCATAACTATTGATTTTGACACTGAAACAGATAACAGTGTTACTGTTAGAAATAGAGACACTATGATTCAAGAGAGAATTGAAATTAAAAGTCTCAAAGAGTATTTATTAAAAAAAATACTTTAAGTAAGGAGTGATAAATTTGGCAATTTCACAGAATCAAATTGATTCAGTTTTATTAAAAGCTAATATTGTGGATGTTATTGGCAAATATATTGACCTTCAAAAAAAGGGAAGAAACTATGTATCAATTTGTCCATTTCATGATGATTCAGATCCATCCATGAATGTATCCCCAGATAAAAAAATTTTTAAATGCTTTGTATGTGGAACTGGTGGAAATGTTATTACGTTTGTACAAGAATTTAATAATATAACTTTTTTTAAGGCACTTTCCTTAATTGCAAAAGATTTAAATATTAAAATTGATGGTTTAAAGGAATTTGAAAATAAAGTAAAACATAATTCAAAAGAGAGTACTTTATTTGAAATAAATAAAGCTGCCGCGAACTTCTTCAATGGTTTATTAATTTCTTC from Spiroplasma endosymbiont of Cantharis nigra includes the following:
- the recO gene encoding DNA repair protein RecO, which encodes MGATKINAVVIESSDFDDYAKIVKVFSKQFGKLSFIAPGVNKSTSKNKYSVQTFSWSDFEIFKSRGEDRISKLKTGVLKKEYFDIAKNYNNYVYGSIIFKILDQIEQISNKNYKIFKMLIFVLENINNNKNPFINYLFFITHLIQETVQPFRLNGCIRCKKTTFPIVRFEYSENGFICARCLWPGEIVQPESFIKVLSNIHKKTIHFNIEQKYEYIDLIVIHNIVINYYENNLGFYLGPIYLLKNTVALNVNEKIADHYK
- a CDS encoding glycine--tRNA ligase; protein product: MKVEIEKLISHLKTQGFVFPGSEIYGGLANSWDYGPLGSEVKNKLKKLWWDFFVRRNEYNIGLDSSIILNPKVWNASGHLGNFNDPLIDCKKCKSRFRADKLIEEKFNDINVGGWNNQKIEEFIKEKSINCPKCNANDFTNIRQFTLMFKTNQGVVEDEASTVYLRPETAQGIFVQYKNSQRALRKKLPFGIGQIGKSFRNEITPGNFIFRTREFEQMELEFFFSPNDKTDWFEYWLGKVKFFLEKIVLIDEKKYSIREHEKDELAHYAKRTVDIEFDFPFGRGELWGIAHRSDFDLKQHQTHSGQDLTYLDPETNEKYLANVIEPSVGVERLLLAIFCQSYVEEKIDSGERIVMKLPYKLAPYSIAIMPLQKQQNKRAKELYDKMLIDFDATFDETGNIGKRYRRQDAIGTPYCITIDFDTETDNSVTVRNRDTMIQERIEIKSLKEYLLKKIL
- the era gene encoding GTPase Era, which gives rise to MEKIRSGFISIIGRPNVGKSTLLNTLLGKKVSIVTNKAQTTRNRINGILTHQDAQYIFVDTPGVHKAQHELGRYMNKVALSSTKGVDVILFLAPSDEFIGENDRFILNALRERDVPVFLIITKSDLLSESQLLNKVEEWKQQDFEFEKILSVSSTMGSNLAMLLDEIKKSLPETGIKFYPDETFTDQPERFLIREVIREEILLQTEQEIPHSVAILIDILEEKKDIIKVIASIICERQSQKGIIIGNKGSKIKSIGINSREKLETLFNKKFYLELFVKTKEKWRQSASLIKQLGYDKDSY